From Pelagibacterium flavum:
GTGCGGCGGGGCCCGACCACACTTTCGGCGGCGGCGCGTGCCGTCTATCCGGGCCTTGAAGGAAAGTTCGCGATGGCGGGAAAGCAAACGCTGCTCTCGCATGCCGAATATCTGGCGGAGCGCGCGGAAATCGGGCTCCGGCGCACCCTATTGGGCGTCCGTCTCTTCCCCCGGCGCTAGCTCGGTCTGCGGCACTGGCAGTTGGTCTGGAACGGGCTGCGCCATATTGTTCTGAATATAGGTCGAAACCCTGTCATCGAGTGCGAGCAGAAACGCCTCAATGGCGCGACCGTTGTCGCCGAGGTCGTGATAGACCGGGTGGAGCGAGGCGGCCCGCAGATCGATCAGCGCGCCTATGGGATTGGGCGCCACGCGGAAGGCGATCTCGTTTTCAAACCCAAGCAGGGAATGACGCAGCGCATTGAGCTGACCGGTGCTGGTTTCAGTCGGCGGCGTCGATGACAGGATTTCCCAACCGTTTGCGCGGGCCAGCGACTGGCCGAGCGAAAACAGGGTTTCAGGGGGCAACTGGTAAATGCGGGTGATGAGGTTGGGAAAGCTGGCCAGCACCGTTTCCGAATCGATTTCGGATTCATTGGGCCGCGCTTCGACCAATTGGGGGGGATCGACCAGGGCTGTGGTTACATCGGCCGTCGAGGGATAGATCTCGCTCAGGGTCAGCGCCATTCCGGCGGGCGCCAGACACACAAGGCCAAGAAAAAAGCCGACGCTGGCCGGGCCCCACCCCCTATCGCCGGTAAACCAGAGCCGGACATAGGCAGCAATGCCGATCAGAAAGGCCAAGGCGCCGCAGACCGTGCCGATCGCCAGGCTGATTTCGAACACGTCGGCGGTGATCTGACCGAAATAATGCAGCCCGGCCGAAATGAGAATCAATGCGGCGGCAAACAGTGCCAGCCTTCGCGCCCAGATCGCCAGTTTCGAGGTGCGGACGAGGATGCGCATGGACTTACGGATAAAGCCGGGTGCGCGACCAGCCCGTGCTGAGATCGGGGCGTGTGAACAGCACCCGGTCATGGAGCCGGAAGGCGCCATCTTTCCAGAATTCGATCTCAAGCGGCTGGATCCGGAAACCAGACCAATGGGCCGGGCGCCCGATTTCACCATCGGCAAACTGTTCGGTCAGCGCCTCGACGCGCTCGACAAGCGCGTTGCGGCTTTGAAGCGGGCGGGACTGGTCCGACGCGTGGGCGCCAATGCGTGACTGGGCCGGGCGCGAAGCAAAGTAGGCATCAGCCTCCGCCTGGCTCACCGGTTCGACCGGACCGCGCACACGAACCTGGCGGCGCAGGCTTTTCCAGTGAAACAGCAACGCGGCCATGGGGTGGGCAAGCAGCTGGCGACCCTTTGCCGATTCGAAATTGGTGAAAAAGACAAAACCCTCGTGAGAATAGCCGTTGAGGAGCACCATGCGAAGATCGGGCATGCCGTTCTGATCCACGCTGGCAACCGCCATGGCATTGGGATCGTTGGGCTCAGTCTCACGGGCCTCTTCGAGCCAATGGGGAAAGAGTTCGAGAGGATCGATAGTGCCATCATAGGCATCGTCGAACAGCAGATCAGTGAGCGAAGCCGTCACGGCAAAATCCATCCCGTCTGGACATTATGGGGGGCCGTGGCCATATAGAACGCAAAGCTGCGGTGCTTCAATGCCCGCAAATCGTGGATCGAAAGGACGTGGCGCTGCCGGACGACAAGCCGGAGCGCCCTTTCAAGGTGTAACAAAGCGAATGCGCGACCCCTATACAGTGCTCGGAGTGTCAAAGAGCGCCAGCGAAAAGGAGATCAAGAGCGCCTACCGCAAGCTGGCCAAAACCTATCATCCGGACCAGAACCCGAACGACAAGAAGGCGCACGAGAAATTCGCCGAGGCGACGGCGGCCTACGACCTGCTTTCGGACAAGACCAAGCGGGGACAATATGACCGCGGGGAGATCGATGCCGACGGCAATCCCAAATTCGCCGGGTTCGGCGGATTCGACCCGTCGGGAATGCGCGGCGGACGCCCCGGCGCGGGCGCCGGAGCGGGCGGGTTCAACGCCGAGGATATTCTCAAGGAATTCATGAGCGGATTTGGCGGCACGCGACGTGGCCCGGCGGGTGGGAATCCGTTCGGCGCGGGCGCGGGCGCGGGCAGCGCCAGTTGGGATCCGTTTACCGGCGCAACGACCGGCGCTGCCGGATCGGCCAAGGGCGAGGACGTTGTGGTCAATCTGGCCGTGTCGCTGGAAGACGCCCATAAGGGCGGCTCGGTCCCTGTTACCCTGCCCTCGGGCAAGACGGTATCGGTCAAGCTCCCCTCACCGCTCGAAGAGGGCCAGCAGGTGCGGCTGCGTGGCCAGGGCAGGCCTTCGCCGCTTACCGGGCAGCCCGGCGATGCGCTGGTGACGGTCAAATTTGCCAGGCACAAGCAGTTCCGCAAGGACGGCCATGATCTGCGCGTTGATGTGCCGATTACGCTCTATGAGGCCGTTCTGGGCGCCAAGGTGCGCGTGCCGACACTGGATGGGGCCGTGGAACTCAATCTGCCGCCGGGACCCGATACGGCAAAGGCCATGCGGCTCAAAGGCAAGGGGTTGTTCGGCAAGGGCGATCTCTACGTCAATCTGCGGATCGTTCTGCCCAAGGGCGGCGACCCGGACCTCGAGAGCCTGATGCGGTTCTGGAAGGATCAAAAGCCCTACAAGGTGAGAGACTAGAGCATTTTTTGCGCTTCTTTGAAGCGCTTCAATTGCTCCAGGTCTTTGCTTTGTCGCGCGATCAGGTGCGCGGCGCTGCCGCCCTTTCAAGCCGATCGTTGATTGCTTCCCCCAACCCATCATGGGGGATGGGAGCAACGGCGATGGCCTTTGTGCCTTCGCTATCGAGGCAAGCCAGGTGGGAAAACAGGTTTCGTGCCGCCTCACGCAGATCGCGGGAGGGCGACAGGTTCAACATCGGTCCCGAGAAGCCCTTTGGTTCGCTCCCGAAAGCGAGATAAGCCTCGTTGCGTTGGGGCGTGGCGGCGTTGAGCCTGAGAGCTGCGTTTGGGGCGTAGTGGCTTTTGAGCATTCCCGGTGCGGTGATGGCAGCATTTGGGGCGGCGATCGCGATGGGGTACCCGAGGACGGTTTCGATGTCCTGCCGCGCAAGGGCACCGGCGCGCAACTGGGTGACCGTATCGTCGGTGACGGCGACGATCGTGGATTCCAAACCGCTTTGGCAGGGGCCGCCGCCGAGAACCGGAACCGCACCGACAAAGGCTGTGCGGACATGGTCGGCCGTGGTGGGTGAGAGTTTGCCCGACGGGTTGGCCGACGGAGCGGCAACGGGACGGCCGAGGGCGGCGATCAAATCGCGGGCCATGGGATGGGCCGGCACACGCAGGCCGACCGTATCGAGCCCGGCCGTAACGAGATCGGAAAGACCTGCGTCGGGTTTGAGGGGAACAACCAGGGTCAATGGACCAGGCCAGAAGGCGTCGGCCAGACGGAGGGCGAGTGGGGGAAAGTCGCCGAAGCGCTCGGCCATTGCCCTATCGGCGCAGTGGGAAATGAGGGGATTGAAGCGCGGGCGGCCCTTGGTTTCATAGATTTTGAGGACAGCATCTGAATTGGTGGCGTCAGCGCCAAGGCCATAGACCGTCTCTGTCGCAAAGGCGCACAACTCGCCCCTGTCAAGCAAGGCTGCGGCTTCGGCAACGGTCTGGGGATCGGTGGGTGCTGGCTTCATCGACGTTGTTTGACAAGCGCCCGGTGCCGCGTCAAGAAGAGGTGACAGCCGAGGCCTAAGATCGGGACCTAGATGACGACCCTTCTCATCAGCCAGACAAACGGGTCTGCGCATGCGACACCGAGCGGCCACGTCGAGCGACAGGAGCGGATTGAAGCTGCGGCCAAGGCATTGTCGCATCCTCGCTTCGGGGCATTGACCCGCGAGATGGCCGGGCCGGGCGATCTTGAGCTGGCCGAACTGGTCCACAGCCGAAAGGTCATGGATACGATTCGTGCCACGCGGCCGGCCGAAGGGATCGGGCAGATCGATCCCGATACATTCGTCTCCTCACGCAGTCTTGAAGCGGCGGCGACTGCGCTGGGCGGGGTGTTGCGGGGTGTTGAGGCGGTTATTCTGGGCGAGGCGCATAATGCGTTCGTGCTGGCGCGCCCGCCGGGGCACCATGCCGAGCGCGACCGCTCGATGGGGTTCTGCCTCGTAAACACAATCGCCATCGCCGCACGGCAGGCGCAGCGGCTCCACGGCGCCGAGCGTGTGGCAATCATCGATTTCGACGTGCATCACGGCAATGGCACGCAGGACATTTTTGCCGACGATCCCT
This genomic window contains:
- a CDS encoding DUF1499 domain-containing protein, which codes for MRILVRTSKLAIWARRLALFAAALILISAGLHYFGQITADVFEISLAIGTVCGALAFLIGIAAYVRLWFTGDRGWGPASVGFFLGLVCLAPAGMALTLSEIYPSTADVTTALVDPPQLVEARPNESEIDSETVLASFPNLITRIYQLPPETLFSLGQSLARANGWEILSSTPPTETSTGQLNALRHSLLGFENEIAFRVAPNPIGALIDLRAASLHPVYHDLGDNGRAIEAFLLALDDRVSTYIQNNMAQPVPDQLPVPQTELAPGEETDAQ
- the pdxH gene encoding pyridoxamine 5'-phosphate oxidase; translated protein: MDFAVTASLTDLLFDDAYDGTIDPLELFPHWLEEARETEPNDPNAMAVASVDQNGMPDLRMVLLNGYSHEGFVFFTNFESAKGRQLLAHPMAALLFHWKSLRRQVRVRGPVEPVSQAEADAYFASRPAQSRIGAHASDQSRPLQSRNALVERVEALTEQFADGEIGRPAHWSGFRIQPLEIEFWKDGAFRLHDRVLFTRPDLSTGWSRTRLYP
- a CDS encoding J domain-containing protein; protein product: MRDPYTVLGVSKSASEKEIKSAYRKLAKTYHPDQNPNDKKAHEKFAEATAAYDLLSDKTKRGQYDRGEIDADGNPKFAGFGGFDPSGMRGGRPGAGAGAGGFNAEDILKEFMSGFGGTRRGPAGGNPFGAGAGAGSASWDPFTGATTGAAGSAKGEDVVVNLAVSLEDAHKGGSVPVTLPSGKTVSVKLPSPLEEGQQVRLRGQGRPSPLTGQPGDALVTVKFARHKQFRKDGHDLRVDVPITLYEAVLGAKVRVPTLDGAVELNLPPGPDTAKAMRLKGKGLFGKGDLYVNLRIVLPKGGDPDLESLMRFWKDQKPYKVRD
- a CDS encoding L-threonylcarbamoyladenylate synthase; this translates as MKPAPTDPQTVAEAAALLDRGELCAFATETVYGLGADATNSDAVLKIYETKGRPRFNPLISHCADRAMAERFGDFPPLALRLADAFWPGPLTLVVPLKPDAGLSDLVTAGLDTVGLRVPAHPMARDLIAALGRPVAAPSANPSGKLSPTTADHVRTAFVGAVPVLGGGPCQSGLESTIVAVTDDTVTQLRAGALARQDIETVLGYPIAIAAPNAAITAPGMLKSHYAPNAALRLNAATPQRNEAYLAFGSEPKGFSGPMLNLSPSRDLREAARNLFSHLACLDSEGTKAIAVAPIPHDGLGEAINDRLERAAAPRT
- a CDS encoding histone deacetylase family protein, translating into MTTLLISQTNGSAHATPSGHVERQERIEAAAKALSHPRFGALTREMAGPGDLELAELVHSRKVMDTIRATRPAEGIGQIDPDTFVSSRSLEAAATALGGVLRGVEAVILGEAHNAFVLARPPGHHAERDRSMGFCLVNTIAIAARQAQRLHGAERVAIIDFDVHHGNGTQDIFADDPSVFYASSHQMPLYPGTGAPHEDGVGNIVNAALPAGSGGAEMRVVYKEQILPALDNFAPDLILVSAGFDAERRDPLAQLEWVGSDFAWLTGKLMDIAEKRCSNRLVSMLEGGYDLGGLASGVSAHVGMLLTGEAGPEYDD